CCCTGGAAGGGCGCTCGCAGTCCAACGCGCGGGTCAGTACCTACATGCGCAACCTCGAAAGCTCGGGCTGGATGACCCGCCCGGAGCTGTCGATCATCGAGGCGCGTCCGGCGGAGGGTGGGGTTTCCAACGCCGGCCTGCCGTACGCCTTCACCCTGGTCGTGACCCTGGCCAACCCCAGTGCGCGTGACGCCGAAGCCGATGGCATCGACACCGAAGCCACACCGGCCGATGCCGCCGCCCCGACCGCAGGAGCCGCCCCGTGAGCCAGAAGCGGAAGATGTCGCTCAAGGAACTGGACTTCAACAACACCGGGTCCTGGCCGCGCGAGTACAAGATCGGGTTCTGCATCCTGATGGGCCTGCTGATCTTCGGCCTGCTGTGGTGGCTGGTGATCCGCGACAAGCGCTCCGAGTTGCAGGGCCTGGAAGGGCAGGAAGTCACCAAGCGCGAGGAGTTCGCCCTCAAGCAGGGCCGCGCCGCTAACCTGGAACCGCTGAAACTGCAGCTCGCGCAGATGGAACAGCAGCTGCAGCAGATGCTGCGCCAGCTGCCGAGCCGTACCGAGATGCCCGACCTCATCGTCGACATCTCGCAGACCGCGCTCGCCACCGGCATCCAGAACGACCTGTTCCAGCCGGGCCCGGAGTCGCCGCAGGAGTTCTACGCCGAGAAGCCGATCGCGCTGCGCATGCAGGGCAGCTACCACCAGTTCGGCGCGTTCGTCAGCGGCGTGGCTTCATTGCCGCGGGTGGTGATCATGACGATGCACGACATCTCGCTGAAGCCGCGCGATGGCACCGCCATCCGCCCCGGTGGACAGCTCGAGCTGGCGGGTACGGTCAAGACCTACCGCTACCTCGACGAGGAAGAGACCGCGGCGCAGGAACAGCTGGGCGCCGACGCGGCAGCCAATACCGGGGGGAGCCGCTGATATGGGCAAGCCGTTGAACACCGCCGCACGCACGCTCGCGTTCGCCGCACTCACCGTGTCGCTGGCCGCCTGCGGCCGCGACATCACCAGCTCGCCGGGCGAAGCGCCCAACCTCGAGGAATGGGTGGCCGATGTGCAGGCCCGGCCGGCACCGCCACTCGACCCGCTGCCGGTGATGCAGCAGTTCGAGACCTTCGAATACGCCGCGCAGGGCCTGCGCGATCCCTTCAGCGATGCGTTCACCTCCGATAGCGGGGGCAGCGGACCGCGGCCCGATTCCAACCGCCGCAAGCAGCCGCTGGAGGAATTCCCGCTCGACAGCGTCGACATGGTCGGCACGATCGGTCGAGGCAGTGGGCTGGTCGCATTGCTGATGGCGCCGGACAAGGTGACCCACCGGATCCGTGCAGGGGACTATGTGGGCCAGAACGATGGCCGCGTGACTTCGGTTGCCGAAGATCGCGTGGAGCTGGTGGAACTTGTGCCGGATGGCGCGGGCGGCTGGCTGGAGCGGCCGGCTTCGATTGCGCTCAATGACAATTGAAAGGGGATTCAAGATGATCGTGAGTAAAGCGCAAGCTCCGCGTCCGGCGCGCAGCATCCCGTTCGGCGTGGTGACCGGCCTTGTGGCCGGCCTGCTTGCCGCCACCGCGGGCGTCCACGCCGCACAACCGGTGTCCTATGCGGTGCCGCTGCTGGCCCAGGCCGGACTTCCGGTCGCGGCCGACCCGGCCCGTCAGCTGCCGGGTGCGGTGGGGGTCTCGAAGATCGACTTCCGGCGCGGCGAAGGCGGCTCCGGCAAGCTGATCCTCAGCTTCGACGGCGAGGGTGCCGCGCCCGACATGCGCGCACAGGGCAACAGCATCGTCGTCGATGTCGGCAACAGCACGCTGCCGGCCTCGCTGCAGCGCCCGCTCAACGTCTCCGACTTCGCCACCCCGGTGCAGCGCATCGACGCGGTGCAGAGCGGTACCGGCACCCGCATCGTGCTGAGTGCCCAGGGCGAGTTCGAGCCGATGGCCTACCAGACCGGGCGCGACTTCATCGTCGAGCTGGTGCCGCGTGCGGCCGCGCCGCAGCGTGCGGTCGGTGGCACCGCGCTGGCGACCGGCGGACAGTCTTCCGCGACCAGCGTCATGAGCGAGGACGCACCACGCGCCTACAGCGGGCAGGCGGTGACCTTCAACTTCCAGGACATCCCGGTCCGCACCGTGCTGCAGATGATCGCCGAGGAATCGGGCCTGAACATCGTGGCTTCCGACAGCGTGCAGGGCAACGTGACCCTGCGCCTGATCCAGGTGCCGTGGGACCAGGCGCTCGACATCGTCCTGCAGGCCCGCCAGCTCGACAAGCGCCGCAACGGCAACGTCGTGTGGGTGGCGCCGCAGTCGGAAATCGCCGCGTTCGAACAGGCACGCGAGGATGCGCGGCTGGCGATAGAGGACCGCGCCGAGATGGTCACCGAGTACATCCCGATCAGCTACGGCAATGCCGAGGACATCGCAAAGCTGCTGACCGAGGAGAGCAAGACCGGTTCCGGCGGTGGTTCGGCGGGTGGCGGCAGCGGCACACAGACCAGCCGCGGCTTCCTGTCGTCGCGCGGCAGCCTGAGCTTCGACCGCCGCACCAACACCCTGCTGGCGATCGACATCCCGGCCCGCGTGCAGGAGCTCAAGCGCATCGTCGCCGCGCTCGACAAGCCGGTCGACCAGGTGGTGATCGAGGCCCGCATCGTGATCGCCAACGAATCGTTCGCCCGCGACATCGGCGCACGTTTCGGCATCACCAACAACGGGTTGATCGACGGGCGCGCCATCACGTCGGGTTCGCTGGACAGCAACGTCAACTACCAGAACTCGTTCGCCGAGTTCATGCAGGATCCGGCCAATGCGGACCTGCCGGCCCATCTGCACCCGTCGAGCCTGAACTTCGCCCGTGCAGCACCCGCCGGTGCCGGCGCACTGGCGCTGACCATCCTCGGCAACACCATCAACTGGGACGTCGAGATCTCGGCGCTGCAGCAGGAAGGTCGTGGCGAGGTGATCTCCAACCCGCGCATCGTCACCAGCAACCAGCGCGAGGCGGTGATCAGCCAGGGCCAGGAAATCGGCTACCTGACGGTGACCGGTGGCCAGAGCAACAACGTGCCGACCGTGGAATTCAAGGACGTGCTGCTGGAGCTGCGGGTCACCCCGACCATCACCAACGATGGCCGCGTGTTCCTCGCCATGGACATCAAGAAGGACGAGATCAGCGGCTACACCGACGTCGGTGCGTTCGGTTCGATCCCGAACCTCAACAAGCGCACGATCACCACCGCGGTGCTGGTGGACGATGGCCAGACGGTGTCGATCGGCGGCGTGTACGAGTTCCGCGACCGCAACGACCTGTCGAAGATCCCGTTCCTGGGCGACCTGCCGATCGTCGGCAACCTGTTCAAGAACCGCAGCCGTTCGCGCGAGAAGGCGGAACTGCTGATCTTCGTGACGCCGAAGGTGATCCGCGTGGCACAGCGCAGCTGATGCCGGCTGCCACCGGGTAGTACACGACGGGGCCATTCGGCCCCGTCGTCGTTTAGGTCCCGCTCGGACCGCGGCCGGCGTCCTGGGGCACACTGGATCTCCCGCCGTACGCGCGCTGCCGACACGTCGCCCATGGATTCACCGGCTGTTTCCGACATCCCCCGACTCCACGATGCCTTCCGGGCCCTGCGTGACGACCTGTCCGCGGAGATCGTCGGCCAGGCCGCGCTGATCGAGCGGCTGCTGATCGCGCTGCTGGCCGATGGCCATCTGCTCGTCGAGGGCGCGCCCGGCCTGGCCAAGACCAGCGCCATCCGTGCTCTCGCGGCGCGACTGGAGGCCGGTTTCGCGCGCGTGCAGTTCACGCCCGACCTGCTGCCGGCCGACCTGACCGGCACCGA
This portion of the Luteimonas yindakuii genome encodes:
- a CDS encoding pilus assembly protein PilP, coding for MGKPLNTAARTLAFAALTVSLAACGRDITSSPGEAPNLEEWVADVQARPAPPLDPLPVMQQFETFEYAAQGLRDPFSDAFTSDSGGSGPRPDSNRRKQPLEEFPLDSVDMVGTIGRGSGLVALLMAPDKVTHRIRAGDYVGQNDGRVTSVAEDRVELVELVPDGAGGWLERPASIALNDN
- a CDS encoding type 4a pilus biogenesis protein PilO — its product is MSLKELDFNNTGSWPREYKIGFCILMGLLIFGLLWWLVIRDKRSELQGLEGQEVTKREEFALKQGRAANLEPLKLQLAQMEQQLQQMLRQLPSRTEMPDLIVDISQTALATGIQNDLFQPGPESPQEFYAEKPIALRMQGSYHQFGAFVSGVASLPRVVIMTMHDISLKPRDGTAIRPGGQLELAGTVKTYRYLDEEETAAQEQLGADAAANTGGSR
- a CDS encoding type IV pilus secretin PilQ is translated as MIVSKAQAPRPARSIPFGVVTGLVAGLLAATAGVHAAQPVSYAVPLLAQAGLPVAADPARQLPGAVGVSKIDFRRGEGGSGKLILSFDGEGAAPDMRAQGNSIVVDVGNSTLPASLQRPLNVSDFATPVQRIDAVQSGTGTRIVLSAQGEFEPMAYQTGRDFIVELVPRAAAPQRAVGGTALATGGQSSATSVMSEDAPRAYSGQAVTFNFQDIPVRTVLQMIAEESGLNIVASDSVQGNVTLRLIQVPWDQALDIVLQARQLDKRRNGNVVWVAPQSEIAAFEQAREDARLAIEDRAEMVTEYIPISYGNAEDIAKLLTEESKTGSGGGSAGGGSGTQTSRGFLSSRGSLSFDRRTNTLLAIDIPARVQELKRIVAALDKPVDQVVIEARIVIANESFARDIGARFGITNNGLIDGRAITSGSLDSNVNYQNSFAEFMQDPANADLPAHLHPSSLNFARAAPAGAGALALTILGNTINWDVEISALQQEGRGEVISNPRIVTSNQREAVISQGQEIGYLTVTGGQSNNVPTVEFKDVLLELRVTPTITNDGRVFLAMDIKKDEISGYTDVGAFGSIPNLNKRTITTAVLVDDGQTVSIGGVYEFRDRNDLSKIPFLGDLPIVGNLFKNRSRSREKAELLIFVTPKVIRVAQRS